Below is a genomic region from Rhodohalobacter sp. 614A.
TTTGTATGGACATATTGATGAAGTCAGCACGGTTGGTCAGCACTTCGAGATCTACATCGGATGGGATGACGCTTCGGACTTCATCGAGCGATTCAACAACTCCGCCTGCCGCAGTTACAATGTTGCTGTCGCTCTGTTTGTAGATGTTGATGATTACTCCCTCATTGCCCTGTACGCGGACATTCCCGATGGGTTGTGCAATGCCGTCTTCCACATCGGCTACATCTTTCAGGTAAACAGGATTGCCACCTTCTGTGACAGTTACAATACTATTTCTGATCTGGTTGATATTTCGAAAATCCCCAATGGTTCGGAGAGAGAAGACCGTTTCGCCTTCAATGAGTTCACCAGCCGGTACCTGAACATTTTCTTGCTGGAGACGGCTGGAAATAGCTGCAATATCAATATTATACCGCCGCATTTGAGCATTGCTCAACCGTACATTTACCTGTCTGTCATACCCTCCGGCCGTTTCTGCTGAAGCAATTCCGTTAATCCGCTCCAGGCGTTGCTCAATCTGTCTTGTAGAAAGTGTTCGAAGCTCCCGCGGACTGCGTGTATTGGAGGTGAGCGCAAGAACAATCACCGGCTCATCATTCGGATCATAAGAAAAAACGATCGGTTGATCGACCTCATCCGGAAGAGTACGGCGAATCATATCTAATCGTTTTCGGACTTCTGTTTCTGCCACGAAAAGATCGGTTCCCCAATTAAAATTCAGTTTAACAACCGATGATCCCTGGCTGGAAAGTGATCGGACGCGCCGTACCCCGGAAATACTTCCAACCTGTTCCTCGACCGGGCGGGTAATCAGAGCTTCAATGTCTTCAGGAGCCACTCCCTCGTAGGTTGTATAAACGGTTATGGTAGGGAAAGATACATCCGGATAAAGATTGAGCCGCAGATTGTTCAAGCCATAAAGGCCAAATCCAACCAGTATGATACTGATCATCAAAAATGTGACAGGCCGTTCAACCGCTATTTTGGGAAGATTTCTCATATCAAACCAATGGATTAATTTTGTTCGGTTTGGCCGGATGTATCTTGTCTGGCTCCGCCTTGCCTGTTCGGAGGACCTGATCGCCGTATGGTACCCGTTGTATCTGCGCCGCTGGAAAATGCCGGTGTGCTGCCTGCAACCCGAATGGGCGAGCCATCCTCAAGACTTTCCTGGCCGGTAACCACAAGTTGATCGCCCGGTTGCAGGCCGCTGAGAATTTCTATGCGGTCGCCTTGTTCTATTCCTAACTCTAAATCTCTTCGTGTAGCTGCCGTATCACTGCTGGCAATAAATGCTGAGTAAGACCGCTCCAGTTCAATGGTTCCCGTTTCGGGAGCGATGTAGGTTTCAACTTTTTCAACAAGTGCCGAGCGGGGAATAACCACGACGTCTCGCTTGGTCTGCAGGTTGATTTTGGTTTGAACAAGCGCACCCTGATATACTTCTGAAGACGTATTTGTTAAAGCCACAACTACTTCGCCGAGCCCGGTAGTGGGGTCCAGACGCGGGCTTTTTCTTGCAACCACACCTTCTGCAACATTTTCACCATCCGTTGAGAGTGACATGTAAACCGCCTGACCAATTTCCACCCGTTCCCAATCATGAATGGGCAGAAAAACCCGTGTTTCAAAACCAGTCAGGTTGGCAATTTCAAAAATGGTTTGCCCTGTGGTGGCTAAATCGCCTTCGGAAGCGGACCGGCTTAGAACCACTCCATTTACAGGCGATTCAATCGTTGTATTTTCAAGATCTTCCTCACTTTGAGAAAGGGCAGCCTGGACTGATTCATACTGCGAAAGACTATTCAGGTACGTGGCTCTGGCATCGTCGAATTCCGACTGACTGATCAGGTCATTCTCCAGCAGTTGTTCCTGTCGGCTTAATTGGGTGCTGTCCCGTTCAAACGTGGCGCGGGCCTGTCTTACCTGGGCACGAGCCTGCTGGACAGACTCTTGAAATGGAACAGAATAAATTTCAGCCAGCAATTGTCCACGCCGAACATCATCACCAAGATCAACGTGAATTTGGGTGATTCTGTTTGAAACCTGCGGCACAATTTCAATGGTCTCCTTAGCCTGTATGTTGCCGAACGCACTTACCTGTTCAGAAATATCAGACGCCCGAACAGGAATTACTTCAACGCTTATGGCTTCCTGTCCCCTAAAACCCCCGGGACGTTGAAATTGAGTTTGCTGTGAGTCGCCTCCGCCACACGAGGCAAGAATAAGTAAAATGATAATAGCCGGGATACTTTTATAGATATGTTTCAAGAGATTCAAATTGTTAATGGTTATTCGAGTGGTCTGTTTTGCAGCGCAGAATAATACAGAGAATGATTGCCACTATGTATGGTTCTGCGAATATTTCACATCTTCCGAGCTGTTTTTTTAAAAATATTACAAATCCGACCGGTTTTTGTTGTTAGACGCAACAAAAGGAGAACCGTTTGATTTTTCAAAAAATCTCTGATCTGTTCTTTCTCAAGAGTATAAAACTGAAAACTGAAGAAAAGCTGAATTTGTTCAGACGGATTTTTCTGAATTCGGATCGTTTCCTCAAAAAATGGGGGTGATTATTTTACAGATTTCTTCACACAGATTTTTGAGCTCCGGAGTGATGGCATCTTTCGTGTGAGAATCGATATCAAGTTCACCCAGAAAAATACCATTCTTCATGATGGGAACGACAATCTCTGATTTCACATCGAGGCTGCAGGCCAGATAATTATCCGCCTGGCTTACATCCTGTACAACAAATGTATCCAGTGTTTCGGCAGCCTGGCCGCAAATTCCCTTTCCAAAAGGGATACGGATGTGGTCGGTCGGTTCGCCAACATAAGGTCCTAAAATCAGCATTTTATCTTCCTCCGGAGAAGTGAGGTAAAAGCCCGTCCAATCAAATACGTCAATTTGTTCGTCTAACAGTTCACAGATTGCGCGGAGTTTGTCATCGCGTTTTTGATCGGTACTTACAATGGATTCAACCTTGTTGAGAATGGCTTCTTTATTCATAACGTCTGTTTGGTAGTCTTGGGATTTTGAAGTGTAAAAGTAA
It encodes:
- a CDS encoding GAF domain-containing protein, which produces MNKEAILNKVESIVSTDQKRDDKLRAICELLDEQIDVFDWTGFYLTSPEEDKMLILGPYVGEPTDHIRIPFGKGICGQAAETLDTFVVQDVSQADNYLACSLDVKSEIVVPIMKNGIFLGELDIDSHTKDAITPELKNLCEEICKIITPIF
- a CDS encoding efflux RND transporter periplasmic adaptor subunit, whose protein sequence is MKHIYKSIPAIIILLILASCGGGDSQQTQFQRPGGFRGQEAISVEVIPVRASDISEQVSAFGNIQAKETIEIVPQVSNRITQIHVDLGDDVRRGQLLAEIYSVPFQESVQQARAQVRQARATFERDSTQLSRQEQLLENDLISQSEFDDARATYLNSLSQYESVQAALSQSEEDLENTTIESPVNGVVLSRSASEGDLATTGQTIFEIANLTGFETRVFLPIHDWERVEIGQAVYMSLSTDGENVAEGVVARKSPRLDPTTGLGEVVVALTNTSSEVYQGALVQTKINLQTKRDVVVIPRSALVEKVETYIAPETGTIELERSYSAFIASSDTAATRRDLELGIEQGDRIEILSGLQPGDQLVVTGQESLEDGSPIRVAGSTPAFSSGADTTGTIRRSGPPNRQGGARQDTSGQTEQN